A stretch of Lathyrus oleraceus cultivar Zhongwan6 chromosome 6, CAAS_Psat_ZW6_1.0, whole genome shotgun sequence DNA encodes these proteins:
- the LOC127091969 gene encoding uncharacterized protein LOC127091969: protein MPQLDFETLVSALSGVATDHKIACEPTEESQPRHHPDSPPESFWLSNDAEFDWFDRNAVYERNESTKGSSISINLNPSSASNSQRFSKNMKKSKATIIGLPKSQKASFAEVRGRRNHRPGNTRLFPKRSASTGGKSDSAFLEPSSPKVSCIGRVRSKRNCNRRLRTRQRSISSTTTSVTVVRQKSSRSQRKKKTGFIQSVCAIFRSHRNGKSAPQTDLPPGDSSKKMASRNEASFEESVYSEPPGLGSMNRFVSGRRSESWGLGDSEINSSH, encoded by the coding sequence ATGCCACAGTTAGATTTCGAGACGTTAGTTTCCGCCTTATCCGGCGTCGCCACCGACCATAAAATCGCATGCGAACCAACAGAAGAATCACAACCACGGCATCATCCCGATTCACCGCCGGAATCATTTTGGCTCTCCAACGACGCGGAATTCGATTGGTTTGACAGAAACGCCGTTTACGAGCGAAACGAATCAACCAAAGGAAGTTCAATTTCTATAAACCTAAACCCCAGTTCAGCCTCAAACTCGCAGCGATTCTCCAAGAACATGAAGAAATCCAAGGCTACGATAATCGGATTACCGAAATCTCAGAAAGCTTCCTTCGCGGAAGTTCGGGGCCGGCGTAATCATCGGCCGGGGAACACTAGGTTGTTTCCGAAACGAAGCGCGTCAACCGGAGGAAAATCTGATTCTGCCTTTTTGGAACCTTCTTCTCCGAAGGTTTCATGCATAGGAAGAGTTAGATCCAAACGCAACTGTAATCGCCGGTTGAGAACTCGTCAGAGGTCGATCTCCTCCACCACCACCTCCGTCACCGTCGTTAGACAAAAATCTTCACGTAGTCAAAGAAAGAAGAAAACCGGTTTCATCCAAAGTGTTTGCGCAATTTTCCGAAGCCACCGGAATGGAAAATCAGCGCCGCAAACGGATCTTCCACCGGGAGATTCTTCAAAGAAGATGGCGAGCCGAAACGAGGCCTCTTTTGAAGAATCGGTTTACAGTGAACCGCCCGGTTTGGGTTCAATGAACCGGTTCGTATCAGGGAGGCGGTCCGAGTCATGGGGATTAGGTGACTCTGAAATCAACTCTTCACATTAG